The Populus nigra chromosome 14, ddPopNigr1.1, whole genome shotgun sequence genome has a segment encoding these proteins:
- the LOC133672797 gene encoding protein RALF-like 34 codes for MGNSTLQRYFTFLIFLFTIFLAFSPRIQAQVDETRLKAMGDALEWPMSMYFDESSELDGGLVDLDDGEETSRRSLLWRRTHYYISYGALSANRIPCPARSGRSYYSHNCFKSRIPVNPYSRGCSRITRCRR; via the coding sequence ATGGGAAATTCTACATTGCAACGCTATTTCACCTTCTTGATATTCCTCTTCACTATCTTTCTTGCTTTCAGTCCAAGAATCCAGGCTCAAGTCGATGAAACACGCTTGAAGGCAATGGGCGACGCGCTAGAATGGCCGATGTCCATGTATTTCGATGAAAGTAGTGAGCTTGACGGTGGATTAGTGGATCTTGATGACGGTGAAGAAACTAGTCGTAGATCTTTACTTTGGAGGAGAACGCATTACTACATCTCATATGGAGCTTTGTCTGCCAATAGAATTCCTTGTCCTGCAAGGTCCGGTAGATCTTACTATAGCCACAACTGCTTCAAGTCTAGGATACCTGTCAATCCCTACTCAAGAGGGTGTTCTAGGATCACTCGTTGCCGGAGATGA